A window from Streptomyces subrutilus encodes these proteins:
- a CDS encoding Crp/Fnr family transcriptional regulator: protein MDDVLRRAPLFAALDDEQAAELRASMGEVTLARGDALFHEGDPGDRLYVVTEGKVKLHRTSPDGRENMLAVLGPGELIGELSLFDPGPRTATATALTEVKLLGLGHGDLQPWLNARPEVATALLRAVARRLRKTNDQMSDLVFSDVPGRVARALLDLSRRFGVQSEEGIHVVHDLTQEELAQLVGASRETVNKALADFAGRGWLRLEARAVILLDVERLAKRSR from the coding sequence GTGGACGACGTTCTGCGGCGCGCCCCGCTCTTCGCGGCGCTCGATGACGAGCAGGCCGCGGAGCTCCGCGCCTCCATGGGCGAGGTGACCCTCGCACGCGGTGACGCCCTCTTCCACGAGGGCGACCCCGGCGACCGGCTGTACGTGGTGACCGAGGGCAAGGTGAAGCTGCACCGCACCTCCCCCGACGGCCGCGAGAACATGCTGGCCGTCCTGGGCCCCGGCGAGCTGATCGGAGAGCTGTCGCTCTTCGACCCGGGCCCGCGCACCGCCACCGCCACCGCCCTGACCGAGGTCAAGCTGCTCGGCCTCGGCCACGGCGACCTCCAGCCCTGGCTCAACGCCCGGCCCGAGGTGGCGACCGCGCTGCTGCGCGCCGTCGCCCGGCGCCTGCGCAAGACCAACGACCAGATGTCCGACCTGGTCTTCTCCGACGTTCCCGGCCGCGTGGCCCGGGCGCTCCTCGACCTGTCGCGCCGCTTCGGCGTGCAGTCCGAGGAGGGCATCCACGTGGTGCACGACCTCACGCAGGAGGAGCTCGCGCAGCTCGTCGGCGCGTCCCGCGAGACCGTGAACAAGGCCTTGGCCGACTTCGCGGGCCGCGGCTGGCTGCGCCTGGAGGCGCGCGCCGTGATCCTGCTGGACGTGGAGCGCCTCGCGAAGCGTTCGCGCTGA
- a CDS encoding phage holin family protein produces the protein MTAVDQGAPGAQGAERTLGQLVASATAEMSALVHDEIALAKAELRQDVKRAGIGGAAITVAGVLALFSLPVLSFAAAYGIHNLGLGLAWSFLIVGAAFLLLAGLLALIAVSKFKKVKPPEKSIASVKQTAAVVGTVKPHPRPVSDQAVGVARSSS, from the coding sequence ATGACCGCAGTGGACCAAGGGGCGCCGGGGGCGCAAGGGGCCGAGCGCACGCTCGGCCAGCTGGTCGCCTCGGCCACCGCCGAGATGTCCGCCCTGGTGCACGACGAGATCGCCCTCGCCAAGGCGGAGCTGCGCCAGGACGTCAAGCGCGCGGGCATCGGCGGCGCGGCCATCACCGTCGCGGGGGTGCTCGCGCTCTTCTCGCTGCCGGTGCTGAGCTTCGCCGCGGCGTACGGGATCCACAACCTCGGGCTCGGGCTGGCCTGGTCGTTCCTGATCGTCGGCGCGGCGTTCCTGCTGCTCGCGGGCCTGCTCGCGCTGATCGCCGTGTCGAAGTTCAAGAAGGTCAAGCCGCCGGAGAAGTCCATCGCCTCCGTCAAGCAGACCGCGGCGGTCGTCGGCACCGTCAAGCCGCACCCGCGACCGGTCAGTGACCAGGCTGTGGGTGTGGCACGCTCGTCCTCATGA
- a CDS encoding MarP family serine protease codes for MNVLDILLLVAAVWFAIVGYRQGFVVGVMSVIGFLGGGLVAVSLLPLVWDRVTDSGTRVSSTVVVIVVVAIIVCASVGQALTTHLGSRLRRHITWSPARALDATGGALVNVVAMLLVAWLIGSWVAVTSLPTVGKEVRNSNVLLGVSRVLPDRANIWFTDFGSTLARNGFPQVFSPFSNEPITEVQAPDPDLASSPVADQAKRSIVKVVGTAPSCSKVLEGTGFVFAPGKVMTNAHVVGGVSEPTVQIGGEGRLYDGKVVLYDWARDIAVLDVPKLKAPPLEFVDKDAVSGNDAIVAGFPENGGYDVRAARVRGRINANGPDIYHRGTVQRDVYSLFATVRQGNSGGPLLTPDGRVYGVVFAKSLDDPNTGYALTADEIRDDIRIGTTAQTRVDSQGCAL; via the coding sequence GTGAACGTGCTGGACATCCTGTTGCTGGTCGCCGCCGTGTGGTTCGCGATCGTGGGCTACCGCCAGGGGTTCGTCGTCGGCGTCATGTCGGTGATCGGCTTCCTGGGCGGTGGCCTCGTCGCCGTGTCCCTGCTCCCGCTGGTCTGGGACCGGGTGACCGACAGCGGCACCCGGGTGTCCAGCACCGTCGTGGTCATCGTCGTCGTCGCGATCATCGTCTGCGCCTCCGTCGGCCAGGCCCTGACCACCCACCTCGGCAGCCGGCTCAGGCGCCACATCACCTGGTCGCCGGCGCGCGCGCTCGACGCGACCGGCGGCGCGCTGGTCAACGTGGTGGCGATGCTGCTGGTGGCCTGGCTGATCGGCTCGTGGGTCGCCGTCACCTCGCTGCCCACGGTGGGCAAGGAGGTCCGCAACTCCAACGTGCTGCTGGGCGTGTCCCGGGTGCTGCCGGACCGGGCGAACATCTGGTTCACGGACTTCGGCTCCACCCTCGCGCGCAACGGCTTCCCGCAGGTGTTCAGCCCGTTCTCCAACGAGCCCATCACCGAGGTGCAGGCCCCCGATCCCGACCTCGCCAGCAGCCCCGTCGCCGACCAGGCGAAGCGTTCCATCGTGAAGGTCGTCGGCACCGCGCCGAGCTGCAGCAAGGTGCTGGAGGGCACCGGCTTCGTCTTCGCGCCGGGCAAGGTGATGACCAACGCGCACGTCGTCGGCGGCGTGTCCGAGCCCACCGTGCAGATCGGCGGCGAGGGCCGGCTGTACGACGGCAAGGTCGTGCTCTACGACTGGGCGCGCGACATCGCCGTCCTGGACGTGCCCAAGCTGAAGGCACCGCCGCTGGAGTTCGTCGACAAGGACGCGGTGAGCGGCAACGACGCGATCGTCGCCGGCTTCCCCGAGAACGGCGGCTACGACGTCCGGGCCGCGCGCGTCCGCGGCCGGATCAACGCCAACGGCCCGGACATCTACCACCGCGGCACCGTCCAGCGCGATGTCTACTCGCTGTTCGCGACGGTCCGGCAGGGGAACTCGGGCGGCCCGCTGCTCACCCCCGACGGCCGGGTGTACGGCGTGGTCTTCGCGAAGTCCCTCGACGACCCGAACACCGGGTACGCGCTGACGGCCGACGAGATCCGCGACGACATCCGGATCGGCACGACGGCCCAGACCCGGGTCGACAGCCAGGGCTGCGCCCTCTGA
- a CDS encoding alpha/beta fold hydrolase: MTAPTPDPGTPPTAATAVRLDLPGGRSVTHRDVAANGARFHVAEVGEGPLVLLLHGFPQFWWTWRHQLTALADAGYRAVAMDLRGVGGSDRTPRGYDPANLALDITGVVRSLGEPDAALVGHDLGGYLAWTAAVMRPKLVRRLVVSSMPHPRRWRSAMLSDFGQTRASSHIWGFQRPFVPERQLVADDGALVGELIRDWSGPVPPQDADLDVYRRAMCIPSTAHCSIEPYRWMMRSMARPDGLQFNRRMKRPVRVPTLHLHGSLDPVMRTRSAAGSGEYVEAPYRWRLFDGLGHFPHEEDPVAFSTELVNWLGDPEPDR; encoded by the coding sequence ATGACAGCGCCCACACCGGACCCCGGCACCCCGCCCACCGCGGCCACGGCGGTACGGCTCGACCTCCCCGGCGGGCGGTCGGTGACGCACCGGGACGTGGCCGCCAACGGCGCCCGCTTCCACGTCGCCGAAGTCGGCGAGGGCCCGCTGGTGCTGCTGCTGCACGGCTTCCCGCAGTTCTGGTGGACCTGGCGCCACCAGCTGACCGCGCTGGCCGACGCCGGCTACCGGGCCGTCGCGATGGACCTGCGCGGGGTGGGCGGCAGCGACCGCACCCCGCGCGGCTACGACCCCGCGAACCTCGCCCTCGACATCACCGGGGTCGTACGCTCCCTCGGCGAGCCCGACGCCGCCCTCGTCGGCCACGACCTGGGCGGGTACCTGGCCTGGACGGCCGCGGTGATGCGGCCCAAGCTGGTGCGCCGGCTCGTGGTGTCGTCCATGCCGCACCCGCGCCGCTGGCGCTCGGCGATGCTGTCGGACTTCGGTCAGACCCGGGCCAGTTCGCACATCTGGGGCTTCCAACGGCCCTTCGTCCCGGAGCGGCAGCTCGTCGCCGACGACGGGGCGCTCGTGGGCGAACTGATCCGCGACTGGTCGGGGCCGGTGCCCCCGCAGGACGCGGACCTCGACGTGTACCGGCGGGCGATGTGCATCCCGTCCACCGCCCACTGCTCGATCGAGCCGTACCGCTGGATGATGCGGTCGATGGCGCGGCCCGACGGGCTCCAGTTCAACCGGCGGATGAAGCGGCCGGTGCGCGTCCCGACGCTGCACCTGCACGGCTCGCTCGACCCGGTGATGCGCACGCGCAGCGCGGCCGGCTCCGGGGAGTACGTCGAAGCCCCGTACCGGTGGCGGCTGTTCGACGGGCTGGGGCACTTCCCGCACGAGGAGGACCCGGTGGCCTTCTCCACCGAGCTGGTGAACTGGCTGGGCGACCCCGAGCCGGACCGCTGA
- a CDS encoding RidA family protein, producing the protein MSGVVEARLAELGLTLPEVVPPLAAYQPAVRSGAYVYTAGQLPMVKGSLPVTGKVGAEVSAEQAKELAATCALNALAAVKSVIGDLDAIVRVVKVVGFVASAPDFTGQPGVLNGASELLGEVLGEKGVHARSAVGVAVLPLDAPVEVELQVEVEVAQA; encoded by the coding sequence ATGAGCGGCGTCGTCGAGGCGCGGCTCGCCGAGCTCGGCCTGACCCTCCCCGAGGTCGTCCCGCCGCTCGCCGCCTACCAGCCGGCCGTCCGCTCGGGCGCCTACGTCTACACCGCGGGCCAGCTCCCGATGGTCAAGGGCAGCCTGCCGGTCACCGGCAAGGTCGGCGCCGAGGTCTCGGCGGAGCAGGCCAAGGAGCTCGCCGCCACCTGCGCGCTGAACGCCCTGGCCGCCGTCAAGTCCGTCATCGGTGACCTCGACGCGATCGTGCGCGTCGTGAAGGTCGTCGGCTTCGTCGCCTCGGCCCCGGACTTCACCGGTCAGCCGGGCGTGCTGAACGGCGCCAGCGAGCTGCTGGGCGAGGTCCTCGGCGAGAAGGGCGTGCACGCCCGCAGCGCGGTCGGCGTGGCGGTCCTGCCGCTCGACGCCCCGGTCGAGGTCGAGCTCCAGGTCGAGGTCGAGGTCGCCCAGGCCTGA
- the nth gene encoding endonuclease III: protein MGEQAPGKASGRARSAPEGKGSAKKPRVPKPESHLAMVRRARRINRELAEIYPYAHPELDFRNPFELLVATVLSAQTTDLRVNQTTPALFAAYPTPEDMAAASPEALEELIRPTGFFRAKSRSLLGLSQALRDDFGGEVPGRIEDLVKLPGVGRKTANVVLGNAFGVPGITVDTHFGRLVRRWKWTEQEDPEKVEAEVCAIFPKSEWTMLSHRVVFHGRRICHSRKPACGACPIAPLCPAYGEGETDPEKAKKLLKYEKGGQPGQRLSPPPDYPGLPAPPLGAQAAPQP from the coding sequence GTGGGCGAACAAGCCCCAGGGAAGGCGTCCGGGCGGGCCCGATCCGCCCCCGAGGGCAAAGGTTCGGCCAAGAAACCGAGGGTGCCCAAGCCCGAATCGCACCTGGCCATGGTGCGCAGGGCCCGGCGCATCAACCGGGAGCTGGCCGAAATCTATCCGTACGCCCATCCGGAACTCGACTTCCGCAATCCCTTCGAGCTCCTCGTCGCGACGGTGCTCTCGGCGCAGACCACCGACCTGCGGGTGAACCAGACGACCCCGGCCCTGTTCGCCGCCTACCCCACCCCCGAGGACATGGCCGCGGCATCACCGGAGGCCTTGGAGGAGCTGATCCGGCCGACCGGGTTCTTCCGGGCGAAGTCGCGCTCGCTGCTCGGGCTCTCGCAGGCCCTGCGCGACGACTTCGGCGGGGAGGTGCCGGGCCGCATCGAGGACCTGGTGAAACTGCCCGGGGTCGGCCGCAAGACGGCCAACGTGGTGCTCGGCAACGCCTTCGGCGTCCCCGGGATCACGGTGGACACCCACTTCGGCCGGCTGGTCCGCCGCTGGAAGTGGACGGAGCAGGAGGACCCGGAGAAGGTCGAGGCGGAGGTCTGCGCGATCTTCCCCAAGAGCGAGTGGACGATGCTCTCGCACCGGGTCGTCTTCCACGGCCGCCGGATCTGCCACTCCCGCAAGCCGGCCTGCGGCGCCTGCCCGATCGCCCCGCTGTGCCCGGCGTACGGGGAGGGGGAGACCGACCCCGAGAAGGCGAAGAAGCTCCTCAAGTACGAGAAGGGCGGCCAGCCGGGCCAGCGCCTGAGCCCGCCCCCGGACTACCCGGGCCTCCCGGCCCCGCCACTGGGCGCGCAGGCGGCGCCGCAGCCGTAG
- a CDS encoding MBL fold metallo-hydrolase, whose translation MTGAGVLPGQPRGVVTSGPATARAVNVLAPNASPMTLDGTNTWLVSEPGSDLAVVIDPGPLDDAHLRAVVAAAERAGKRVALTLLTHGHPDHAEGAGRFAELTGTKVRALDPALRLGDEGLAAGDVVRTGGLELRVVPTPGHTSDSLCFHLPADRAVLTGDTVLGRGTTVVAHPDGRLGDYLDSLRRLRSLAVDDGVHTVLPGHGPVLEDAQGAFEYYLAHRAHRLAQVETAVENGFTTAEAVVAQVYADVDRSLWPAAEWSVRAQLEYLRDHGLIPGRPE comes from the coding sequence ATGACCGGCGCCGGCGTACTGCCCGGACAGCCCCGCGGCGTGGTCACCTCGGGCCCCGCCACCGCACGGGCCGTCAACGTCCTCGCCCCCAACGCCTCCCCGATGACCCTGGACGGCACCAACACCTGGCTGGTGTCCGAGCCCGGCTCCGACCTGGCGGTCGTCATCGACCCCGGCCCGCTGGACGACGCCCACCTGCGCGCGGTCGTCGCCGCCGCCGAGCGGGCGGGCAAGCGGGTCGCCCTCACCCTCCTCACCCACGGCCACCCGGACCACGCCGAGGGCGCCGGCCGCTTCGCCGAGCTGACCGGGACCAAGGTGCGCGCCCTCGACCCGGCCCTGCGCCTGGGGGACGAGGGGCTGGCCGCCGGGGACGTGGTCCGTACCGGCGGGCTGGAGCTGCGGGTCGTCCCGACCCCCGGCCACACCAGCGACTCCCTCTGCTTCCACCTGCCGGCCGACCGGGCCGTGCTGACCGGCGACACCGTCCTGGGGCGCGGCACGACGGTCGTCGCGCACCCCGACGGCCGGCTCGGCGACTACCTGGACTCGCTGCGCCGGCTGCGCTCGCTCGCGGTCGACGACGGGGTGCACACCGTCCTGCCGGGGCACGGGCCGGTGCTGGAGGACGCCCAGGGGGCCTTCGAGTACTACCTCGCCCACCGCGCCCACCGGCTGGCGCAGGTGGAGACCGCGGTGGAGAACGGTTTCACCACGGCCGAGGCGGTCGTCGCCCAGGTGTACGCGGATGTGGACCGGTCGTTGTGGCCGGCGGCGGAATGGTCCGTGCGGGCGCAGCTGGAATACTTGCGCGATCATGGTCTGATCCCCGGGAGGCCCGAATGA
- a CDS encoding NUDIX hydrolase produces MTGATQNRPAAADTDAVAGTTAADAVAGTTTADTGGSAAGPSAGPTGGAPAAARPPAGPVRRGSTEVSTRGLPDWLDPVVDAARTVRPTQLSRFLPPEDGRGRQSAVLILFGEGARGPELLLMERAGSLRSHPGQPSFPGGALDPEDGDPQTTGPLRAALREAEEETGLDPAGVQLFGVLPRLYIPVSEFVVTPVLGWWRAPSPIGVVDPAETARVFTVPVADLTHPAHRVTVVHPSGHQGPAFTVESALVWGFTAGVIDRILHFAGWERPWDRSRQVPLDWRA; encoded by the coding sequence ATGACTGGGGCTACGCAGAACCGCCCGGCCGCCGCCGACACCGACGCGGTCGCGGGTACGACCGCCGCCGACGCGGTCGCCGGTACCACCACCGCCGACACCGGTGGGAGCGCCGCCGGCCCGTCCGCCGGGCCGACCGGCGGGGCACCCGCCGCCGCCCGGCCGCCCGCCGGCCCCGTCCGCCGCGGCAGCACCGAGGTGAGCACCCGCGGACTGCCCGACTGGCTCGACCCCGTCGTCGACGCCGCGCGGACGGTCCGCCCGACCCAGCTGAGCCGGTTCCTGCCGCCCGAGGACGGCCGCGGCCGACAGTCCGCCGTGCTCATCCTCTTCGGCGAGGGCGCCCGCGGCCCCGAGCTGCTGCTGATGGAACGCGCGGGAAGCCTGCGCTCCCACCCCGGCCAGCCCTCGTTCCCCGGCGGCGCCCTCGACCCCGAGGACGGCGACCCGCAGACCACGGGCCCGCTGCGCGCCGCGCTGCGGGAGGCCGAGGAGGAGACCGGCCTCGACCCGGCCGGGGTCCAGCTGTTCGGCGTGCTGCCCCGCCTCTACATCCCCGTCAGCGAGTTCGTGGTGACCCCGGTGCTCGGCTGGTGGCGCGCCCCGAGCCCGATCGGCGTGGTGGACCCGGCCGAGACCGCACGGGTGTTCACGGTTCCCGTGGCGGATCTCACGCACCCCGCGCACCGGGTCACCGTCGTGCACCCGAGCGGCCACCAAGGCCCGGCGTTCACCGTGGAATCGGCTCTGGTCTGGGGTTTCACGGCCGGAGTGATCGACCGGATCCTGCACTTCGCGGGCTGGGAACGCCCTTGGGACCGCTCGCGCCAGGTCCCGCTCGACTGGCGCGCATGA
- the acs gene encoding acetate--CoA ligase, producing the protein MPGDTTDTLGKGDVVSKESLANLLKEERRFAPPADLAAAANVTEAAYAQADADRLGFWAEQARRLAWATEPTQTLDWSNPPFAKWFADGKLNVAYNCVDRHVEAGNGDRVAIHFEGEPGDSRSITYAELKDEVSRAANALTELGVRAGDRVAVYLPMIPEAVVAMLACARLGAAHSVVFGGFSADAVASRIQDADAKLVITADGGYRRGKPSALKPAIDDAVARCPQVEHVLVVRRTGEDTAFTEGRDVWWHDVVGRQSAEHTPQAFDAEHPLFILYTSGTTGKPKGILHTSGGYLTQAAYTHQAVFDLKPETDVYWCTADIGWVTGHSYIVYGPLANGATQVIYEGTPDTPHQGRFWEVVQKYGVTILYTAPTAIRTFMKWGDDIPAKFDLSSLRVLGSVGEPINPEAWIWYRKHIGGDRCPIVDTWWQTETGAMMISPLPGVTETKPGSAQRALPGISATVVDDEGNEVPDGGGGYLVLTEPWPSMLRTIWGDDQRFIDTYWSRFEGKYFAGDGAKKDDDGDIWLLGRVDDVMLVSGHNISTTEVESALVSHPSVAEAAVVGANDETTGQAIVAFVILRGSASETETLVAELRNHVGATLGPIAKPKRILPVQELPKTRSGKIMRRLLRDVAENRAVGDVTTLADSSVMDLIQSRLPSAGSED; encoded by the coding sequence ATGCCCGGGGACACAACGGACACCCTGGGAAAGGGAGATGTAGTGAGCAAGGAAAGCCTGGCCAATCTGTTGAAGGAGGAGCGCCGGTTCGCTCCGCCTGCCGACCTGGCCGCCGCCGCCAACGTGACAGAGGCCGCGTATGCCCAGGCCGACGCGGACCGGCTGGGCTTCTGGGCCGAGCAGGCCCGGCGCCTGGCCTGGGCCACCGAGCCGACTCAGACGCTCGACTGGAGCAACCCGCCCTTCGCGAAGTGGTTCGCCGACGGCAAGCTGAACGTCGCGTACAACTGCGTGGACCGCCACGTCGAGGCCGGCAACGGCGACCGCGTCGCCATCCACTTCGAGGGCGAGCCCGGCGACAGCCGCTCGATCACCTACGCCGAGCTCAAGGACGAGGTCTCCAGGGCCGCCAACGCCCTCACCGAGCTGGGCGTGCGCGCCGGCGACCGGGTCGCCGTCTACCTGCCGATGATCCCCGAGGCGGTCGTCGCGATGCTCGCGTGCGCCCGCCTCGGCGCCGCGCACTCGGTGGTCTTCGGCGGCTTCTCCGCGGACGCCGTCGCCTCCCGCATCCAGGACGCCGACGCCAAGCTGGTGATCACCGCCGACGGCGGCTACCGCCGCGGCAAGCCGAGCGCCCTGAAGCCGGCCATCGACGACGCCGTGGCCCGCTGCCCGCAGGTCGAGCACGTGCTCGTCGTGCGCCGCACCGGCGAGGACACCGCCTTCACCGAGGGCCGCGACGTGTGGTGGCACGACGTGGTCGGCCGCCAGTCGGCCGAGCACACCCCGCAGGCCTTCGACGCCGAGCACCCGCTCTTCATCCTGTACACCTCGGGGACCACGGGGAAGCCGAAGGGCATCCTGCACACCTCGGGCGGCTACCTCACCCAGGCGGCCTACACCCACCAGGCCGTCTTCGACCTCAAGCCGGAGACCGACGTCTACTGGTGCACCGCCGACATCGGCTGGGTCACCGGGCACTCGTACATCGTCTACGGGCCGCTCGCGAACGGCGCCACCCAGGTGATCTACGAGGGCACCCCGGACACCCCGCACCAGGGCCGGTTCTGGGAGGTCGTGCAGAAGTACGGCGTCACCATCCTCTACACGGCGCCCACGGCCATCCGCACGTTCATGAAGTGGGGCGACGACATCCCCGCGAAGTTCGACCTGTCGAGCCTGCGCGTGCTGGGCTCGGTCGGCGAGCCGATCAACCCCGAGGCCTGGATCTGGTACCGCAAGCACATCGGCGGCGACCGCTGTCCGATCGTGGACACGTGGTGGCAGACCGAGACCGGCGCCATGATGATCTCCCCGCTGCCGGGCGTCACCGAGACCAAGCCGGGCTCCGCCCAGCGCGCCCTGCCCGGGATCTCCGCCACCGTCGTGGACGACGAGGGCAACGAGGTCCCCGACGGCGGCGGCGGCTACCTGGTGCTGACCGAGCCGTGGCCGTCGATGCTGCGCACCATCTGGGGCGACGACCAGCGGTTCATCGACACGTACTGGTCCCGCTTCGAGGGCAAGTACTTCGCCGGCGACGGCGCCAAGAAGGACGACGACGGCGACATCTGGCTGCTCGGCCGGGTGGACGACGTGATGCTGGTCTCCGGACACAACATCTCCACCACCGAGGTCGAGTCGGCGCTCGTCTCGCACCCCTCGGTCGCCGAGGCGGCCGTGGTCGGCGCCAACGACGAGACCACCGGTCAGGCCATCGTGGCCTTCGTGATCCTGCGCGGCAGCGCCTCCGAGACCGAGACCCTGGTCGCGGAGCTGCGCAACCACGTCGGCGCCACCCTCGGCCCGATCGCGAAGCCCAAGCGCATCCTGCCGGTGCAGGAGCTGCCGAAGACGCGCTCCGGCAAGATCATGCGACGGCTGCTGCGCGACGTGGCCGAGAACCGGGCGGTCGGTGACGTCACCACGCTCGCCGACTCCTCCGTCATGGACCTCATCCAGTCCCGGCTGCCCTCGGCGGGCAGCGAGGACTGA
- a CDS encoding NUDIX hydrolase, with the protein MPNGQYGQQQPPAGGQWYPPEWPDRIRALADGSLTPVDPRRAATVMLLRDTPAGPAVHMLRRRASMAFAGGAYAYPGGGVDPRDEEHRIGWAGPSREEWATRLGTDPAVAQAIVCGAVRETFEEAGVLLAGESPDTVVGDTTGGDWEADRQALVARELSFARFLDRRGLLLRSDLLGAWARWITPEFEPRRYDTWFFVAALPEGQRTRNASTEADRTVWIRPAEAAAGYDGGELLMMPPTISTLRSLEPYASAADALAAAVRQDLAPVLARAVLEEDGQLVLSWPGHEEFTRRVGPGGPA; encoded by the coding sequence ATGCCGAATGGTCAGTACGGTCAGCAACAGCCCCCCGCCGGAGGCCAGTGGTACCCGCCGGAGTGGCCCGACCGCATCCGCGCGCTCGCGGACGGCTCGCTCACCCCGGTGGACCCGAGGCGCGCCGCCACCGTGATGCTGCTGCGCGACACCCCCGCCGGCCCCGCCGTGCACATGCTCCGCAGACGCGCCTCCATGGCCTTCGCCGGTGGCGCGTACGCCTACCCCGGCGGCGGGGTCGACCCCCGCGACGAGGAGCACCGGATCGGCTGGGCGGGACCCTCCCGCGAGGAGTGGGCGACCCGGCTCGGGACCGATCCGGCCGTGGCCCAGGCGATCGTGTGCGGGGCGGTGCGCGAGACCTTCGAGGAGGCGGGCGTCCTGCTCGCCGGGGAGAGCCCGGACACCGTGGTCGGCGACACCACCGGCGGGGACTGGGAGGCCGACCGGCAGGCCCTCGTCGCGCGGGAGCTGTCCTTCGCGCGGTTCCTCGACCGGCGGGGCCTGTTGCTGCGCTCCGACCTGCTGGGGGCGTGGGCGCGCTGGATCACCCCGGAGTTCGAGCCGCGCCGCTACGACACCTGGTTCTTCGTCGCGGCCCTCCCCGAGGGCCAGCGCACCCGCAACGCCTCCACCGAGGCCGACCGGACCGTGTGGATCCGCCCGGCCGAGGCGGCCGCCGGGTACGACGGGGGCGAGCTGCTGATGATGCCGCCGACGATCTCCACACTGCGCTCCCTGGAGCCGTACGCGAGCGCCGCCGACGCGCTCGCCGCGGCCGTGCGGCAGGACCTCGCGCCGGTCCTGGCCCGGGCCGTGCTGGAGGAGGACGGCCAACTGGTGCTCAGCTGGCCGGGCCACGAGGAGTTCACCCGGCGCGTCGGCCCGGGAGGCCCCGCATGA
- the nhaA gene encoding Na+/H+ antiporter NhaA, giving the protein MATPTRTPDPSPPRKLLGRLSLPERRFVADALRTETVGGVLLLLAAIAALVWANVPAISGAYDSVRSFHIGPATLGLDLSLQHWAADGLLALFFFVAGIELKRELVAGDLRDPKAAALPVIAALCGMAVPALVYLLVNVLGGGSTGGWAVPTATDIAFALAVLAVIGTSLPSALRAFLLTLAVVDDLFAILIIAVFFTSEIDFLALGGAVVGLALFWFLLRRDVRGWYVYVPLALAIWGLMYNSGVHSTIAGVAMGLMLRCTRRDGEEHSPGEHIEHLVRPISAGLAVPLFALFSAGVSLSGHAVAQVFTRPETLGVVLGLVVGKAVGIFGGTWLAARFTRAELNEDLAWPDVFAVASLAGIGFTVSLLIGELAFADDPALMDEVKAAVLIGSLIAAVLACVLLKLRNRTYRDLTEAEDRDEDLDGIPDIYEQDKPEYHLRMAAIHEAKAAEHRRRAEAATRAADARTAAGSSAGADGPA; this is encoded by the coding sequence GTGGCCACGCCCACCCGTACGCCCGACCCCTCTCCCCCCCGCAAGCTCCTCGGCCGGCTCTCGCTCCCCGAGCGCCGATTCGTCGCCGACGCCCTGCGCACCGAGACGGTCGGCGGCGTGCTGCTGCTCCTGGCGGCCATCGCCGCCCTGGTGTGGGCGAACGTCCCCGCGATCTCGGGCGCCTACGACAGCGTCCGCTCCTTCCACATCGGCCCCGCCACCCTCGGCCTGGACCTCTCGCTCCAGCACTGGGCGGCCGACGGCCTGCTCGCCCTCTTCTTCTTCGTCGCCGGCATCGAGCTCAAGCGCGAGCTCGTCGCGGGCGACCTGCGCGACCCCAAGGCCGCCGCCCTCCCCGTGATCGCCGCGCTGTGCGGCATGGCGGTGCCCGCGCTGGTCTACCTGCTCGTCAACGTCCTCGGCGGCGGCTCCACGGGCGGCTGGGCCGTCCCGACCGCCACCGACATCGCCTTCGCCCTGGCCGTCCTGGCCGTCATCGGCACCTCGCTGCCGTCCGCCCTGCGCGCCTTCCTGCTGACCCTGGCGGTCGTCGACGACCTCTTCGCCATCCTGATCATCGCCGTGTTCTTCACCAGCGAGATCGACTTCCTGGCGCTGGGCGGCGCGGTCGTGGGCCTGGCCCTCTTCTGGTTCCTGCTCCGCCGGGACGTGCGCGGCTGGTACGTCTACGTTCCGCTCGCCCTGGCCATCTGGGGCCTGATGTACAACAGCGGCGTCCACTCCACCATCGCCGGCGTCGCCATGGGCCTGATGCTGCGCTGCACCCGCCGCGACGGCGAGGAGCACTCCCCCGGCGAGCACATCGAGCACCTGGTCCGGCCGATCTCGGCCGGGCTGGCCGTCCCCCTCTTCGCCCTCTTCTCCGCCGGCGTCTCCCTCTCCGGCCACGCGGTGGCCCAGGTCTTCACCCGGCCCGAGACCCTGGGCGTGGTCCTCGGCCTGGTCGTCGGCAAGGCGGTGGGCATCTTCGGCGGGACCTGGCTGGCCGCCCGCTTCACCCGGGCCGAGCTGAACGAGGACCTGGCCTGGCCCGACGTGTTCGCCGTGGCCTCGCTCGCCGGCATCGGCTTCACCGTCTCCCTCCTCATCGGCGAACTCGCCTTCGCCGACGACCCGGCCCTGATGGACGAGGTGAAGGCGGCCGTGCTGATCGGCTCCCTGATCGCCGCCGTCCTCGCCTGCGTGCTGCTCAAGCTCCGCAACCGCACGTACCGCGACCTCACCGAGGCCGAGGACCGCGACGAGGACCTCGACGGCATTCCGGACATCTACGAGCAGGACAAGCCCGAGTACCACCTGCGGATGGCCGCGATCCACGAGGCGAAGGCGGCGGAGCACCGCCGCCGCGCCGAGGCCGCGACCCGCGCCGCCGACGCCCGGACGGCAGCCGGGTCCAGCGCCGGAGCCGACGGTCCGGCATGA